A genomic region of Papaver somniferum cultivar HN1 chromosome 7, ASM357369v1, whole genome shotgun sequence contains the following coding sequences:
- the LOC113296873 gene encoding TOM1-like protein 2 — protein MDKLKLSGLGERLKTSGAQMGRMVSGKMKEILQTPTQESKVVDEATSDNLEEANWGLNLRICSWLNSEEFSGTEVVRAIKKKISGKNTVSQRLSLDLLETIAMNCEKVFSEIASEKVLDEMVKMIDSPQTHHSNKLRGLQLIRAWGESQDLAYLPVFRQTYESVKGRAIHVEPNSATPYSTLESELEQERLNPPERYPMPIMGMDTLEDTDIPYQNGGISEEGKKEFLEITRNSIEILSSMLNEGELKPVEKDDDLMTSMVQKCKQSQPYIQRMIETTTDNDGFLFEALNLHDSLEQILSKYEKMETAVKETEMIHKVPEVSHTTPEVSQTTTPEVSQTTIPEVSKTTHVGTSTDGSQVEIIAGEAEKLDSLKRWSTENKTVDDEGKKST, from the exons ATGGATAAGTTAAAGTTAAGTGGATTGGGTGAAAGATTGAAAACAAGTGGAGCTCAAATGGGGAGAATGGTTAGTGGTAAAATGAAGGAAATTTTACAaacaccaacacaagaatcaaaAGTTGTAGATGAAGCTACATCAGATAATCTAGAAGAAGCAAACTGGGGTTTGAATTTAAGGATATGTTCTTGGTTAAATTCTGAAGAATTTAGTGGTACTGAAGTTGTTAGAGCTATCAAGAAGAAAATCAGTGGTAAGAATACTGTTAGCCAGAGATTAAGTCTTGATTTGTTAGAAACTATTGCTATGAATTGTGAGAAAGTTTTTTCTGAAATTGCATCTGAGAAGGTTTTGGATGAGATGGTTAAGATGATTGATAGTCCACAGACTCATCATAGTAATAAATTGAGAGGATTGCAGTTGATTAGGGCTTGGGGAGAGTCTCAAGACCTTGCTTATCTTCCTGTGTTTCGACAGACTTATGAG AGTGTGAAGGGAAGAGCGATACATGTAGAACCAAATTCCGCAACTCCATATTCTACATTGGAGTCAGAACTTGAACAAGAACGGCTAAATCCTCCTGAAAGATATCCTATGCCTATTATGGGTATGGACACCCTTGAAGATACCGATATCCCATATCAGAACGGCGGTATTTcagaagagggaaaaaaagaattTCTCGAAATTACTCGAAATAGTATCGAAATTCTCTCTAGCATGCTAAATGAGGGAGAGCTGAAGCCCGTTGAAAAG GATGATGATCTGATGACAAGCATGGTGCAGAAATGCAAGCAATCTCAACCTTATATACAGAGGATGATAGAAACTACCACCGACAACGATGGGTTTCTCTTTGAAGCTCTAAACCTTCACGACAGTCTTGAACAAATCCTTTCCAAGTATGAAAAGATGGAGACTGCAGTTAAAGAGACAGAAATGATCCACAAGGTACCTGAGGTGTCCCATACTACCCCCGAGGTGTCCCAGACTACTACTCCTGAGGTGTCCCAGACTACTATTCCTGAGGTGTCCAAAACTACTCATGTGGGAACTTCAACTGATGGCAGTCAGGTTGAAATCATAGCAGGTGAGGCTGAAAAGTTAGATTCCTTGAAAAGGTGGAGCACTGAGAATAAAACAGTGGATGATGAAGGCAAGAAGTCAACTTGA